A genomic window from Helicobacter pylori includes:
- the tlyA gene encoding 23S rRNA (cytidine-2'-O)-methyltransferase TlyA has translation MRLDYALFDQHLVSSREKAKALILKNQVLVNKIVISKPSFIIKENDQIELIATNLFISRAGEKLGAFLENHLIDFKEKVVLDVGASKGGFSEMALLKGAKKVLCVDVGKMQLDENLKKDKRIECYEECDIRAFKTTEKIDLALCDVSFISLYCILEAILPLSNEFLMLFKPQFEVGRKIKRNKKGVVMDKEAILNALENFKNHLKTKGFQILKIQESLVKGKNGNVEFFIHFKRA, from the coding sequence ATGCGCCTAGATTACGCCTTATTTGACCAACATTTAGTGAGTAGCAGAGAAAAAGCGAAAGCGCTAATTTTAAAAAACCAGGTTTTAGTCAATAAAATAGTGATCTCTAAACCCTCTTTTATCATTAAAGAGAACGATCAAATTGAATTAATCGCCACAAATTTATTCATCAGCAGGGCTGGGGAAAAATTAGGGGCTTTTTTAGAAAACCACTTGATAGATTTTAAAGAAAAGGTTGTTTTAGATGTGGGAGCGAGCAAGGGGGGTTTTAGCGAAATGGCTCTTTTAAAAGGGGCTAAAAAGGTGCTTTGCGTGGATGTGGGGAAAATGCAATTAGATGAAAATTTAAAAAAGGACAAACGCATAGAATGTTATGAAGAATGCGACATTAGAGCGTTTAAAACGACCGAAAAAATAGATTTAGCGCTTTGCGATGTGAGCTTTATTTCCTTATATTGTATTTTAGAAGCGATTTTGCCTTTAAGTAATGAATTTTTGATGCTTTTCAAACCGCAATTTGAAGTGGGCAGAAAAATAAAACGCAATAAAAAGGGGGTGGTTATGGATAAAGAAGCCATTTTAAACGCTTTAGAAAACTTTAAAAACCATTTAAAAACAAAGGGTTTTCAGATTTTAAAGATCCAAGAAAGTTTAGTGAAAGGGAAAAATGGGAATGTTGAATTTTTTATCCATTTCAAGCGAGCCTGA